Below is a window of Streptomyces sp. NBC_01429 DNA.
AGGGAGCGGCACCTGCCGCTGCCGGTACGGTCCCCCGTCCACCGTGTCGCCAGTCGAAGCGACCGCCTCGCAGCCCCGGCCCGGACGGACGGAATCCCACGCGTGACGGAGCACCCCCCCTCCCACGAAGGCCGGCAGCCCCTGGCTGCCCGGTCCCAGGAACGCACCCGGCCGCGGCAGGAGGCGGTGCCCTCGCCCGCTTCCGCGCCGCAGCCCGCGGTGCCGGCCCAGGCACCCGACCCCGCCGGGGCGGCGCGGCGCGAGGGCGACCGGCTGCGCTTCGTGGGAGCCGCCACGCGGCGGATCGCCCGGGGCATAGACCTGGACGAGATCGTGCTGGGGCTGTGCCGGGCGACCGTGCCGACGTTCTCGGACGCCATACTCGTCTATCTGCGCGATCCGCTGCCGGTGGGCGACGACCGTCCCGTCTCGCCGTTCGTGCTGCGGCTGCGCCGCACCGACCGGCTGCGGCTGACCGACGACGACCCCGAGAACGCGCTGGGCGCGGGCGGGCTGCCGCTCCAGATCGCCGAGGGGGTCAGGCTGCCGCTCCTGGACCCGCAGTCGGACGTGCTGCCGGCCGCCGAGCTGTGCGAGGTGCAGTCGGGCGGCGCGCTCTCCGAGGTGCTGCGCGGGGTGCGGCCGGTCTTCGGCGACTCGGCGGCGGCGCGGGCCGCGCTGCCCGAGCTGCTGGGCGTCGACCGCACCGTACCCAGCGGGCACCGCGCGATCCTCGCGCCGCTGCGCGGCCGGCGCCGGGTCATCGGCGCGGCCGTCTTCCTGCGCAGGCCGGACCGCTCGGCCTTCGAGGCGAACGACCTGCTGGTCGCGGCGCAGCTGGCGACGCACACGGCCCTGGGCATCGACAAGGCGGTGCTGTACGGCCGCGAGGCGTACATCGCCGACGAACTCCAGCGCACGATGCTGCCGGAGAACCTGCCGCAGCCGACGGGGGTGCGGCTGGCCTCGCGCTATCTGCCGGCCGCCGAGACCGCCCGGGTCGGCGGCGACTGGTACGACGCGATCCCGCTGCCGGGCAGCCGGGTCGCGCTGGTCGTGGGGGACGTCATGGGCCACTCCATGACCTCGGCGGCGATCATGGGCCAGCTGCGGACCACCGCGCAGACCCTGGCCGGACTCGATCTGCCGCCGCAGGAGGTCCTGCACCATCTGGACGAGCAGGCGCAGCGGCTCGGTACGGACCGGATGGCGACCTGCCTCTACGCGGTGTACGACCCGGTCGCGCACCGGATCACCATCGCCAACGCCGGTCACCCGCCGCCCATACTGCTGCATCTGGGCGGCCGGGCGGAGGTGCTCCGGGTGCCGCCGGGGGCGCCGATCGGGGTCGGCGGGGTGGACTTCGAGGCGGTCGAGCTGGACGCGCCCGCCGGGGCGACGCTGCTGCTCTACACGGACGGGCTGGTCGAGTCCCGGCTGCGGGACGTCTGGACGGGGATCGAGCAGCTGCGGGAGCGGCTCGCCGCGACCGCCCAGCTGACCGGCCCCGACCACGCGCCGCCGCTGGAGGCGCTCTGCGACGACGTGCTCGATGTGCTGGGCCCCGGGGACCGGGACGACGACATCGCGCTGCTCGCCGCCCGTTTCGACGGGATCGCGCCGAGCGACGTGGCGTACTGGTCGCTGGACCCGGAGGACGCGGCTCCTGGCCGGGCCAGGCGGCTCGCCAGGCGGGCGCTGGCGCGCTGGGACCTGGAGGAGCTGAGCGACTCGGTCGAGCTGCTGATCAGCGAGGTGGTGACCAACGCGGTGCGGTACGCGGAGCGTCCCGTGACGCTGCGGCTGCTCCGTACGGACGTACTGCGCTGCGAGGTCGGGGACGATTCGCCGCAGCTGCCCAGGCAGCGGCGGGCCCGCGACACCGACGAGGGCGGCCGGGGCCTGTTCCTGGTCAACCGGCTGGCGCGGCGCTGGGGTGCGACCCGGCTGTCCAGCGGCAAGGTGGTCTGGTTCGAACTCACGACCAGGCCGCCGTCACCGACGTAGCCGGACGGCCGGATTCCCGGGGCCCGTACCGGACAAGCGGTCACAAGTAGCGGCAAGCGGCACAGAGCCGTACATATGTTGCCGACGCGGTGTCGGAGAGGTTAGCTGGGGCAGGCGGCCGTAGTGACCGCTGTCCCGGCCCGGGTCCAGGCCCGGGCCTCTCACGACGGGAGGACACTCGTGACCGCGCCATCCCCCCAGAACGCACAGACGCCCTACACGACCAACAACGTCGGCATCCCGGTGGAGAGCGACGAGCACTCGCTCACCGTCAGCCCCGACGGCCCCATCCTGCTCCAGGACCACTACCTCATCGAGAAGATGGCCCAGTTCAACCGGGAGCGGGTCCCGGAGCGCGTCGTCCACGCGAAGGGCGCCGGGGCCTACGGCGTCTTCGAAGTGACCAACGACGTCAGCCAGTTCACCAAGGCGGACCTCTTCCAGCCGGGCAGGCGCACCGAGATGCTGGCCCGCTTCTCCACGGTCGCCGGTGAACTCGGCTCGCCCGACACCTGGCGCGACCCCCGCGGCTTCGCTCTGAAGTTCTACACGGAGCACGGCAACTACGACATGGTCGGCAACAACACGCCGGTCTTCTTCGTGCGCGACCCGATCAAGTTCCAGGACTTCATCCGCTCGCAGAAGCGCCATCCGGCCACCGGGCTGCGCAACAACGACATGCAGTGGGACTTCTGGACGCTGTCGCCCGAGTCCGCGCACCAGGTGACGTGGCTGATGGGCGACCGGGGCATCCCGAAGTCCTTCCGCCACATGAACGGCTACAGCTCGCACACCTATATGTGGGTGAACGGCGCGGGCGAGCGGTTCTGGGTGAAGTACCACTTCAAGACCGACCAGGGCATCGAATGCCTCACCCAGGCGGACGCCGACGAGATGGCCGGTTCGGACGGCGACCACCACCGCCGCGATCTGTACGAGTCGATCGAGTCGGGGAACGCGCCGACCTGGAGCCTGAAGGTCCAGATCATGCCGTTCGAGGCGGCGGCCGACTACCGGTTCAATCCGTTCGATCTGACCAAGGTGTGGCCGCACGGCGACTACCCGCTGATCGATGTCGGCCGGATGACGCTCAACAAGAATCCGGACAACTTCTTCGTCCATATCGAGCAGGCCGCCTTCGAGCCCTCGAATCTGGTG
It encodes the following:
- a CDS encoding SpoIIE family protein phosphatase → MTEHPPSHEGRQPLAARSQERTRPRQEAVPSPASAPQPAVPAQAPDPAGAARREGDRLRFVGAATRRIARGIDLDEIVLGLCRATVPTFSDAILVYLRDPLPVGDDRPVSPFVLRLRRTDRLRLTDDDPENALGAGGLPLQIAEGVRLPLLDPQSDVLPAAELCEVQSGGALSEVLRGVRPVFGDSAAARAALPELLGVDRTVPSGHRAILAPLRGRRRVIGAAVFLRRPDRSAFEANDLLVAAQLATHTALGIDKAVLYGREAYIADELQRTMLPENLPQPTGVRLASRYLPAAETARVGGDWYDAIPLPGSRVALVVGDVMGHSMTSAAIMGQLRTTAQTLAGLDLPPQEVLHHLDEQAQRLGTDRMATCLYAVYDPVAHRITIANAGHPPPILLHLGGRAEVLRVPPGAPIGVGGVDFEAVELDAPAGATLLLYTDGLVESRLRDVWTGIEQLRERLAATAQLTGPDHAPPLEALCDDVLDVLGPGDRDDDIALLAARFDGIAPSDVAYWSLDPEDAAPGRARRLARRALARWDLEELSDSVELLISEVVTNAVRYAERPVTLRLLRTDVLRCEVGDDSPQLPRQRRARDTDEGGRGLFLVNRLARRWGATRLSSGKVVWFELTTRPPSPT
- a CDS encoding catalase, with protein sequence MTAPSPQNAQTPYTTNNVGIPVESDEHSLTVSPDGPILLQDHYLIEKMAQFNRERVPERVVHAKGAGAYGVFEVTNDVSQFTKADLFQPGRRTEMLARFSTVAGELGSPDTWRDPRGFALKFYTEHGNYDMVGNNTPVFFVRDPIKFQDFIRSQKRHPATGLRNNDMQWDFWTLSPESAHQVTWLMGDRGIPKSFRHMNGYSSHTYMWVNGAGERFWVKYHFKTDQGIECLTQADADEMAGSDGDHHRRDLYESIESGNAPTWSLKVQIMPFEAAADYRFNPFDLTKVWPHGDYPLIDVGRMTLNKNPDNFFVHIEQAAFEPSNLVPGIGPSPDKMLLGRLFSYPDTHRYRIGPNYTQLPPNRARSQVNSYAKDGPMRYEASSAAMPYAPNSYGGPAADTERFGEPAGWASAGEMVRAAYEPHREDDDWGQAGTQVRQVLDDAQRDRLVSNVSGHLKQGVSRPVLDRALQYWRNIDKTVGDRIAAKVNGG